The following are from one region of the Harpia harpyja isolate bHarHar1 chromosome 4, bHarHar1 primary haplotype, whole genome shotgun sequence genome:
- the NHERF4 gene encoding Na(+)/H(+) exchange regulatory cofactor NHE-RF4 isoform X1 encodes MGPSNLLSIHSARKGAVLLGRKRWSAAQQHIPCSLIHVEMPSGWVLPRLSKVLGLEGDKKSIIKFEFNPKDGIDNPALSLTEDTDGKGVGEPRFYLLSKGSTETFGFCLHEELGCQGHVIRQVELGGLAQRRGLQDGDRLLQVNGHFVDHMDHHRVVQKIKASGNQVLLAVLDSNSYEAAKALGRDLSQMLPADIHPRLCHITRDKSGFGFSVSGPEGIKGTFQLSVRQDGPAEKAGVPPGSWLLEVNGASVRSYSHVQLARKLKQSGSKVTLLVASSAVEEFYRLRGLRITAALADTSWLPFKVRELRMVKGPAGYGFLLKEDDCSSGATGQFLWDVDAGLPAEQAGMKEGDRLLAVNGESIEGLDHQQTVLRIRAHDDQVTLLVIDPAGNEFYQSIGLSPLLFFEDSDPASGSCTPSLPSPSGSPGLCHIEVGPKGPGSWLVAASSSIGFTQVTPLARPLWQCCSQPGTALSPGTLLPCLS; translated from the exons ATGGGACCCTCTAACCTGCTGTCCATCCACTCGGCCAGGAAGggagcagtgctgctggggaggaaacGCTGGAGTGCAGCCCAGCAGCACATCCCCTGCAGCCTTATCCACGTGGAGATGCCTAGTGGTTGGGTGCTACCAAGGCTATCAAAGGTGCTGG gGCTCGAGGGTGACAAGAAGTCCATCAT AAAATTTGAATTTAACCCCAAAGATGGGATCGACAACCCTGCCTTGTCGCTGACTGAGGACACGG ATGGCAAGGGTGTGGGGGAGCCCCGCTTCTACCTCCTGAGCAAGGGCAGCACGGAGACCTTCGGCTTCTGCCTCCACGAggagctgggctgccagggcCACGTCATCCGGCAGGTCGAGCTGGGGGGTCTGGCCCAGCGCAGggggctgcaggatggggaccGGCTCCTCCAGGTTAACGGCCACTTTGTGGATCACATGGACCACCACAGG GTGGTGCAGAAGATCAAGGCCAGTGGCAACCAGGTCCTACTGGCGGTGCTGGACAGCAACTCCTACGAAGCAGCCAAAGCCCTGGGCAGGGACCTGTCACAGATGCTGCCAGCTGACATCCACCCACGCCTCTGCCACATCACGCGGGACAAAAGCGGTTTTGGCTTCAGTGTGTCGGGTCCAGAAG gcataAAGGGCACCTTCCAGCTGTCGGTGAGGCAGGATGGGCCAGCGGAGAAAGCAGGGGTGCCACCAGGCTCCTGGCTCCTGGAGGTGAATGGGGCCAGCGTGAGGAGCTACTCACACGTGCAGCTTGCCAGAAAG CTTAAGCAGAGCGGCAGCAAGGTGACGCTGCTGGTGGCGTCCAGTGCTGTGGAGGAGTTTTACCGCCTGCGGGGCCTGCGGATCACAGCTGCATTGGCAGATACCTCCTGGCTCCCCTTCAAGGTCCGGGAGCTGCGCATGGTGAAGGGTCCAGCTGGCTATGGATTTCTGCTCAAGGAGGATGACTGCAGCTCAGGGGCCACAG GCCAGTTCCTGTGGGACGTGGATGCAGGGCTGCCGGCTGAGCAGGCAGGGATGAAGGAAGGGGACCGTCTCCTGGCTGTGAATGGTGAGAGCATTGAGGGGCTGGACCACCAGCAGACGGTGCTCAGGATCCGCGCCCATGATGACCAGGTGACGCTGCTGGTCATCGACCCTGCTGGCAATGAGTTCTATCAGTCA ATCGGGCTGTCCCCTCTGCTGTTCTTTGAGGACAGTGACCCTGCCTCAGGCTCCTGCACGCCCTCCTTGCCCTCTCCCAGTGGCTCCCCTGGACTCTGTCACATTGAGGTGGGACCAAAGGGACCTGGTTCCTGGCTGGTGGCTGCTAGCAGCAGTATAGGGTTCACACAGGTAACCCCTCTTGCCAGGCCTTTGTGGCAGTGCTGCTCACAGCCTGGCACTGCTCTGAGTCCTggcaccctcctgccctgcctgtcctaA
- the NLRX1 gene encoding NLR family member X1 isoform X1 yields MQDSCLSTPELLSPSSTPGDGHFAWEKITPCRAGPSAALRDQLSPRSPLPACAPATAGCSLPDCFKWEETMLSIPACCSRLGGAGPVRGLSGCQGRGKGCPPGHSTSPAGPATTGQLRDTAGVGEATMQRMSWAMQCQSYLPWGSWTQLRRSLSGSRGTRSVYLCAASVPGAAGSYFLRKVPRASDVSLPRGCVRYQGGSQEHSVQPSSSRHSLSQLRNVASSDAIKKHQKSLSAWFSHQPNEERQFGPSFSLDAVHVDPVIRESSLEEILKPSPDLTIQNQLQQPCSQVISLQNLFDVDACGRQVKNVVLYGTVGTGKSTLIKKMVVDWCHGRLPRFELVIPFSCEDLSHSHAPISLRRLITKKYQHLRDVVPMLGASNLKVLFILNGLERLNLDFRLAGTELCCDPNEPVPPSAIVVNLLRKYLLPEASIIVTTRPSAVRRIPGKYVGRYAEICGFSDTNLQKLYFQMRLSQPGCSGENSAGSSSGEQENLVEMLSRNLERHNQIAAACFLPSYCWLVCTTLHFLYFTRTVPPSQTLTGIYTSFLRLNFSGEVLDSTDPANISMMKYVAKMVGKLAYEGVMSRKTCFSEDDLRQCFEVEMKTESELNLLEVFRSDVFRFFLTPCVQPGKEHTFVFTIPAMQEYLAALYVVLGEKKTLAQRVGKELSEVIGKVSEDVAVVLNIISKVLPLRFLPVLFNLLKIFPRYFSRLSGKDRDAIAHTMAEELFKEEDYYNDDVLDQINSSILGVEGPMRHPDEAPDDEVFELFPIFMGGILSRRNRAILEQLGCSIKNLAAFEIAKAMKKTVIRNSRKGLPPSELMDYLFFLHEFQNERFTAEAIHSLRTVNLSSVKMTPLKCSVLASVMGTTCHEVEELNLTSCNLDTSSLRILFPVLLRCKSLHLQLNSLGSDACKEIRDLLLHDKCVVSNLRLANNPLGKQGAQYLAEALAGNRSLTHLSLLHTALGDQGAEVIAQHLAENQHLQELNLGYNSLTDTAALRVVEVAKKHATLDKVHLYFNDISEDGKQVLHSLRMDRDGVRAPVFLTAGTDVSDYWSNILNVVQRNLPFWDRERVQQHLALILQDLESSRRQTPNPWRKAKFLRVESEVKKMLGKLQHGTL; encoded by the exons ATGCAGGACAGCTGCCTGAGCACCCCGGAGCTGCTGAGCCCCTCGTCCACCCCTGGAGACGGGCACTTTGCCTGGGAAAAAATCACCCCGTGCCGGGCTGGACCCAGTGCAGCCCTGAGGGACCAGCTgagcccccgcagccccctgccagcCTGTGCCCCGGCTactgctggctgcagcctccccGACTGCTTTAAATGGGAGGAGACTATGCTCAGCATCCCTGCGTGCTGCAGCCGCCTCGGCGGGGCAGGCCCTGTGAGAGGGCTCAGCGGCTGCCAAGGACGCGGCAAGGGCTGCCCGCCGGGGCACAGCACCTCTCCAGCAGGGCCAGCCACCACAGGGCAGCTCCGGGACACTGCTGGAGTGGGGGAAGCCACCAT GCAGAGGATGTCGTGGGCCATGCAATGCCAGAGCTacctgccctggggcagctggaCGCAGCTGCGTCGATCCCTGTCAGGGAGCAGGGGGACCCGGAGTGTGTATCTGTGTGCTGCTTCAGTGCCAG gcGCTGCAGGCAGCTACTTCCTCAGGAAGGTCCCTCGCGCAAGTGACGTCTCTCTCCCCAG GGGCTGTGTTCGCTACCAGGGAGGGTCCCAGGAGCACTCTGTCCAGCCCAGCTCCTCTCGCCACAGCCTGTCCCAGCTGAGGAACGTGGCCTCTTCTG ATGCCATCAAGAAACACCAGAAGAGCCTGTCTGCATGGTTCAGCCACCAGCCCAATGAAGAGAGGCAGTTCGGCCCTTCCTTCTCACTGGATGCAGTCCATGTGGACCCAGTTATCCGGGAGAGCTCTCTGGAAGAGATCCTGAAGCCCTCGCCTGACCTAACCATCCAgaaccagctccagcagccctgcagccaaGTTATCAGCCTCCAGAACCTTTTCGATGTGGATGCCTGTGGGCGGCAGGTGAAGAATGTGGTGCTGTATGGCACCGTGGGCACAGGGAAGAGCACCCTCATCAAGAAGATGGTGGTGGACTGGTGCCATGGTCGCCTACCCCGCTTTGAGTTGGTCATCCCCTTCTCCTGCGAGGACCTGTCCCATAGTCATGCCCCCATCTCCCTGCGGCGCCTCATAACCAAGAAGTACCAGCACCTCCGGGATGTGGTGCCGATGCTAGGCGCTTCCAACCTCAAGGTTCTTTTCATCCTCAATGGCCTGGAGCGCCTCAACTTGGACTTCCGGCTGGCTGGCACGGAGCTGTGCTGTGACCCCAATGAGCctgtgcctccctctgccatcGTGGTCAACCTGCTGCGAAAATACCTCCTGCCAGAG GCCAGCATCATCGTCACCACACGCCCATCAGCGGTGCGCCGGATCCCTGGCAAGTATGTGGGCCGCTATGCCGAGATCTGTGGCTTCTCCGACACCAACCTGCAGAAGCTGTACTTCCAGATGCGTCtcagccagcctggctgcagtgGAGAGAACAGTGCAGGTAGCAGCTCAGGCGAGCAGGAAAACTTAGTGGAGATGTTGTCAAGGAACTTGGAGCGCCACAACCAAATAGCCGCTGCCTGCTTCTTGCCCTCTTACTGCTGGCTGGTGTGCACCACGCTGCACTTCCTCTACTTCACCAGGACAGTGCCTCCCAGCCAGACCCTGACTGGCATCTACACCAGCTTCCTGAGGCTCAACTTCAGCGGGGAGGTGCTGGACAGCACCGACCCCGCCAACATCTCCATGATGAAGTACGTGGCCAAGATGGTGGGCAAGCTGGCCTATGAAGGGGTGATGTCCCGCAAGACCTGCTTCTCAGAGGATGACCTGCGGCAGTGCTTTGAGGTGGAGATGAAGACTGAAAGTGAGCTCAACCTCCTGGAGGTCTTCCGCAGTGACGTCTTCCGCTTCTTCCTCACTCCGTGTGTGCAGCCAGGCAAAGAGCACACCTTTGTCTTCACCATCCCTGCTATGCAGGAGTACCTGGCAGCCCTGTATGTGGTGCTGGGTGAGAAGAAGACCCTGGCACAGAGAGTGGGGAAGGAGCTGTCAGAGGTCATTGGGAAGGTGAGTGAAGATGTTGCTGTCGTTCTGAATATCATCTCCAAGGTGCTGCCCTTGCGCTTCCTGCCAGTGCTCTTCAATCTGCTCAAAATCTTCCCTCGCTACTTCTCCCGGCTGAGTGGTAAGGACCGGGATGCTATTGCCCACACCATGGCAGAGGAGCTGTTCAAAGAGGAGGACTACTACAACGATGATGTCTTGGACCAGATCAATTCCAGCATCCTGGGTGTGGAGGGCCCTATGCGCCACCCTGATGAGGCCCCTGATGATGAGGTCTTTGAGCTCTTCCCCATCTTCATGGGTGGGATACTGTCCCGCCGTAACCGCGCCATCCTTGAGCAGCTGGGCTGCTCCATCAAGAACCTGGCAGCCTTTGAGATCGCCAAGGCCATGAAGAAGACGGTCATCAGGAACAGCCGCAAGGGTCTGCCCCCCTCCGAGCTGATGGACTACCTCTTCTTCCTGCACGAGTTCCAGAACGAGCGCTTCACAGCTGAGGCCATCCACTCCCTTCGGACTGTCAACCTCTCATCCGTCAAGATGACCCCTCTCAAGTGCTCTGTCCTGGCATCTGTCATGGGCACCACGTGCCACGAGGTGGAGGAGCTGAACCTGACCTCCTGCAACCTTGACACCAGCAGCTTGAGGATCCTCTTCCCTGTCCTGCTGCGATGCAAATCTCTCCA TCTGCAGCTCAACAGCCTGGGCTCTGATGCCTGCAAGGAAATCCGCGACCTGCTCCTGCATGACAAGTGTGTGGTGAGCAACCTGCG GCTGGCAAACAACCCCCTGGGCAAGCAGGGGGCACAATACCTGGCCGAGGCGCTGGCAGGCAACCGCTCACTGACCCATTTGTCCCTGCTGCACACCGCGCTGGGGGACCAGGGTGCCGAGGTCATTGCTCAGCACCTGGCTGAGAACCAGCACCTCCAGGAGCTCAACCTGGGCTACAACTCCTTGACGGACACAGCAGCCCTGCGCGTGGTGGAGGTGGCCAAAAAGCACGCAACGCTGGACAAAGTGCA TCTGTACTTCAACGACATCAGTGAGGACGGCAAGCAGGTACTTCACAGCCTGCGCATGGACCGGGACGGCGTCAGAGCGCCGGTCTTCCTAACAGCAGGCACCGATGTCTCCGACTACTGGTCCAACATCCTGAACGTGGTGCAGAGGAACCTGCCTTTCTGGGACCGCGAGCGGGTTCAGCAGCACCTTGCCCTCATCCTGCAGGACCTGGAGAGCAGCCGGAGACAGACTCCCAACCCCTGGAGGAAAGCCAAGTTCCTACGAGTCGAGAGTGAGGTCAAGAAGATGCTGGGGAAACTGCAGCATGGGACCCTCTAA
- the NLRX1 gene encoding NLR family member X1 isoform X2, which produces MSWAMQCQSYLPWGSWTQLRRSLSGSRGTRSVYLCAASVPGAAGSYFLRKVPRASDVSLPRGCVRYQGGSQEHSVQPSSSRHSLSQLRNVASSDAIKKHQKSLSAWFSHQPNEERQFGPSFSLDAVHVDPVIRESSLEEILKPSPDLTIQNQLQQPCSQVISLQNLFDVDACGRQVKNVVLYGTVGTGKSTLIKKMVVDWCHGRLPRFELVIPFSCEDLSHSHAPISLRRLITKKYQHLRDVVPMLGASNLKVLFILNGLERLNLDFRLAGTELCCDPNEPVPPSAIVVNLLRKYLLPEASIIVTTRPSAVRRIPGKYVGRYAEICGFSDTNLQKLYFQMRLSQPGCSGENSAGSSSGEQENLVEMLSRNLERHNQIAAACFLPSYCWLVCTTLHFLYFTRTVPPSQTLTGIYTSFLRLNFSGEVLDSTDPANISMMKYVAKMVGKLAYEGVMSRKTCFSEDDLRQCFEVEMKTESELNLLEVFRSDVFRFFLTPCVQPGKEHTFVFTIPAMQEYLAALYVVLGEKKTLAQRVGKELSEVIGKVSEDVAVVLNIISKVLPLRFLPVLFNLLKIFPRYFSRLSGKDRDAIAHTMAEELFKEEDYYNDDVLDQINSSILGVEGPMRHPDEAPDDEVFELFPIFMGGILSRRNRAILEQLGCSIKNLAAFEIAKAMKKTVIRNSRKGLPPSELMDYLFFLHEFQNERFTAEAIHSLRTVNLSSVKMTPLKCSVLASVMGTTCHEVEELNLTSCNLDTSSLRILFPVLLRCKSLHLQLNSLGSDACKEIRDLLLHDKCVVSNLRLANNPLGKQGAQYLAEALAGNRSLTHLSLLHTALGDQGAEVIAQHLAENQHLQELNLGYNSLTDTAALRVVEVAKKHATLDKVHLYFNDISEDGKQVLHSLRMDRDGVRAPVFLTAGTDVSDYWSNILNVVQRNLPFWDRERVQQHLALILQDLESSRRQTPNPWRKAKFLRVESEVKKMLGKLQHGTL; this is translated from the exons ATGTCGTGGGCCATGCAATGCCAGAGCTacctgccctggggcagctggaCGCAGCTGCGTCGATCCCTGTCAGGGAGCAGGGGGACCCGGAGTGTGTATCTGTGTGCTGCTTCAGTGCCAG gcGCTGCAGGCAGCTACTTCCTCAGGAAGGTCCCTCGCGCAAGTGACGTCTCTCTCCCCAG GGGCTGTGTTCGCTACCAGGGAGGGTCCCAGGAGCACTCTGTCCAGCCCAGCTCCTCTCGCCACAGCCTGTCCCAGCTGAGGAACGTGGCCTCTTCTG ATGCCATCAAGAAACACCAGAAGAGCCTGTCTGCATGGTTCAGCCACCAGCCCAATGAAGAGAGGCAGTTCGGCCCTTCCTTCTCACTGGATGCAGTCCATGTGGACCCAGTTATCCGGGAGAGCTCTCTGGAAGAGATCCTGAAGCCCTCGCCTGACCTAACCATCCAgaaccagctccagcagccctgcagccaaGTTATCAGCCTCCAGAACCTTTTCGATGTGGATGCCTGTGGGCGGCAGGTGAAGAATGTGGTGCTGTATGGCACCGTGGGCACAGGGAAGAGCACCCTCATCAAGAAGATGGTGGTGGACTGGTGCCATGGTCGCCTACCCCGCTTTGAGTTGGTCATCCCCTTCTCCTGCGAGGACCTGTCCCATAGTCATGCCCCCATCTCCCTGCGGCGCCTCATAACCAAGAAGTACCAGCACCTCCGGGATGTGGTGCCGATGCTAGGCGCTTCCAACCTCAAGGTTCTTTTCATCCTCAATGGCCTGGAGCGCCTCAACTTGGACTTCCGGCTGGCTGGCACGGAGCTGTGCTGTGACCCCAATGAGCctgtgcctccctctgccatcGTGGTCAACCTGCTGCGAAAATACCTCCTGCCAGAG GCCAGCATCATCGTCACCACACGCCCATCAGCGGTGCGCCGGATCCCTGGCAAGTATGTGGGCCGCTATGCCGAGATCTGTGGCTTCTCCGACACCAACCTGCAGAAGCTGTACTTCCAGATGCGTCtcagccagcctggctgcagtgGAGAGAACAGTGCAGGTAGCAGCTCAGGCGAGCAGGAAAACTTAGTGGAGATGTTGTCAAGGAACTTGGAGCGCCACAACCAAATAGCCGCTGCCTGCTTCTTGCCCTCTTACTGCTGGCTGGTGTGCACCACGCTGCACTTCCTCTACTTCACCAGGACAGTGCCTCCCAGCCAGACCCTGACTGGCATCTACACCAGCTTCCTGAGGCTCAACTTCAGCGGGGAGGTGCTGGACAGCACCGACCCCGCCAACATCTCCATGATGAAGTACGTGGCCAAGATGGTGGGCAAGCTGGCCTATGAAGGGGTGATGTCCCGCAAGACCTGCTTCTCAGAGGATGACCTGCGGCAGTGCTTTGAGGTGGAGATGAAGACTGAAAGTGAGCTCAACCTCCTGGAGGTCTTCCGCAGTGACGTCTTCCGCTTCTTCCTCACTCCGTGTGTGCAGCCAGGCAAAGAGCACACCTTTGTCTTCACCATCCCTGCTATGCAGGAGTACCTGGCAGCCCTGTATGTGGTGCTGGGTGAGAAGAAGACCCTGGCACAGAGAGTGGGGAAGGAGCTGTCAGAGGTCATTGGGAAGGTGAGTGAAGATGTTGCTGTCGTTCTGAATATCATCTCCAAGGTGCTGCCCTTGCGCTTCCTGCCAGTGCTCTTCAATCTGCTCAAAATCTTCCCTCGCTACTTCTCCCGGCTGAGTGGTAAGGACCGGGATGCTATTGCCCACACCATGGCAGAGGAGCTGTTCAAAGAGGAGGACTACTACAACGATGATGTCTTGGACCAGATCAATTCCAGCATCCTGGGTGTGGAGGGCCCTATGCGCCACCCTGATGAGGCCCCTGATGATGAGGTCTTTGAGCTCTTCCCCATCTTCATGGGTGGGATACTGTCCCGCCGTAACCGCGCCATCCTTGAGCAGCTGGGCTGCTCCATCAAGAACCTGGCAGCCTTTGAGATCGCCAAGGCCATGAAGAAGACGGTCATCAGGAACAGCCGCAAGGGTCTGCCCCCCTCCGAGCTGATGGACTACCTCTTCTTCCTGCACGAGTTCCAGAACGAGCGCTTCACAGCTGAGGCCATCCACTCCCTTCGGACTGTCAACCTCTCATCCGTCAAGATGACCCCTCTCAAGTGCTCTGTCCTGGCATCTGTCATGGGCACCACGTGCCACGAGGTGGAGGAGCTGAACCTGACCTCCTGCAACCTTGACACCAGCAGCTTGAGGATCCTCTTCCCTGTCCTGCTGCGATGCAAATCTCTCCA TCTGCAGCTCAACAGCCTGGGCTCTGATGCCTGCAAGGAAATCCGCGACCTGCTCCTGCATGACAAGTGTGTGGTGAGCAACCTGCG GCTGGCAAACAACCCCCTGGGCAAGCAGGGGGCACAATACCTGGCCGAGGCGCTGGCAGGCAACCGCTCACTGACCCATTTGTCCCTGCTGCACACCGCGCTGGGGGACCAGGGTGCCGAGGTCATTGCTCAGCACCTGGCTGAGAACCAGCACCTCCAGGAGCTCAACCTGGGCTACAACTCCTTGACGGACACAGCAGCCCTGCGCGTGGTGGAGGTGGCCAAAAAGCACGCAACGCTGGACAAAGTGCA TCTGTACTTCAACGACATCAGTGAGGACGGCAAGCAGGTACTTCACAGCCTGCGCATGGACCGGGACGGCGTCAGAGCGCCGGTCTTCCTAACAGCAGGCACCGATGTCTCCGACTACTGGTCCAACATCCTGAACGTGGTGCAGAGGAACCTGCCTTTCTGGGACCGCGAGCGGGTTCAGCAGCACCTTGCCCTCATCCTGCAGGACCTGGAGAGCAGCCGGAGACAGACTCCCAACCCCTGGAGGAAAGCCAAGTTCCTACGAGTCGAGAGTGAGGTCAAGAAGATGCTGGGGAAACTGCAGCATGGGACCCTCTAA
- the NHERF4 gene encoding Na(+)/H(+) exchange regulatory cofactor NHE-RF4 isoform X2, producing the protein MGPSNLLSIHSARKGAVLLGRKRWSAAQQHIPCSLIHVEMPSGWVLPRLSKVLGLEGDKKSIIKFEFNPKDGIDNPALSLTEDTDGKGVGEPRFYLLSKGSTETFGFCLHEELGCQGHVIRQVELGGLAQRRGLQDGDRLLQVNGHFVDHMDHHRVVQKIKASGNQVLLAVLDSNSYEAAKALGRDLSQMLPADIHPRLCHITRDKSGFGFSVSGPEGIKGTFQLSVRQDGPAEKAGVPPGSWLLEVNGASVRSYSHVQLARKLKQSGSKVTLLVASSAVEEFYRLRGLRITAALADTSWLPFKVRELRMVKGPAGYGFLLKEDDCSSGATGQFLWDVDAGLPAEQAGMKEGDRLLAVNGESIEGLDHQQTVLRIRAHDDQVTLLVIDPAGNEFYQSIGLSPLLFFEDSDPASGSCTPSLPSPSGSPGLCHIEVGPKGPGSWLVAASSSIGFTQSPCQEEQRRLHQAF; encoded by the exons ATGGGACCCTCTAACCTGCTGTCCATCCACTCGGCCAGGAAGggagcagtgctgctggggaggaaacGCTGGAGTGCAGCCCAGCAGCACATCCCCTGCAGCCTTATCCACGTGGAGATGCCTAGTGGTTGGGTGCTACCAAGGCTATCAAAGGTGCTGG gGCTCGAGGGTGACAAGAAGTCCATCAT AAAATTTGAATTTAACCCCAAAGATGGGATCGACAACCCTGCCTTGTCGCTGACTGAGGACACGG ATGGCAAGGGTGTGGGGGAGCCCCGCTTCTACCTCCTGAGCAAGGGCAGCACGGAGACCTTCGGCTTCTGCCTCCACGAggagctgggctgccagggcCACGTCATCCGGCAGGTCGAGCTGGGGGGTCTGGCCCAGCGCAGggggctgcaggatggggaccGGCTCCTCCAGGTTAACGGCCACTTTGTGGATCACATGGACCACCACAGG GTGGTGCAGAAGATCAAGGCCAGTGGCAACCAGGTCCTACTGGCGGTGCTGGACAGCAACTCCTACGAAGCAGCCAAAGCCCTGGGCAGGGACCTGTCACAGATGCTGCCAGCTGACATCCACCCACGCCTCTGCCACATCACGCGGGACAAAAGCGGTTTTGGCTTCAGTGTGTCGGGTCCAGAAG gcataAAGGGCACCTTCCAGCTGTCGGTGAGGCAGGATGGGCCAGCGGAGAAAGCAGGGGTGCCACCAGGCTCCTGGCTCCTGGAGGTGAATGGGGCCAGCGTGAGGAGCTACTCACACGTGCAGCTTGCCAGAAAG CTTAAGCAGAGCGGCAGCAAGGTGACGCTGCTGGTGGCGTCCAGTGCTGTGGAGGAGTTTTACCGCCTGCGGGGCCTGCGGATCACAGCTGCATTGGCAGATACCTCCTGGCTCCCCTTCAAGGTCCGGGAGCTGCGCATGGTGAAGGGTCCAGCTGGCTATGGATTTCTGCTCAAGGAGGATGACTGCAGCTCAGGGGCCACAG GCCAGTTCCTGTGGGACGTGGATGCAGGGCTGCCGGCTGAGCAGGCAGGGATGAAGGAAGGGGACCGTCTCCTGGCTGTGAATGGTGAGAGCATTGAGGGGCTGGACCACCAGCAGACGGTGCTCAGGATCCGCGCCCATGATGACCAGGTGACGCTGCTGGTCATCGACCCTGCTGGCAATGAGTTCTATCAGTCA ATCGGGCTGTCCCCTCTGCTGTTCTTTGAGGACAGTGACCCTGCCTCAGGCTCCTGCACGCCCTCCTTGCCCTCTCCCAGTGGCTCCCCTGGACTCTGTCACATTGAGGTGGGACCAAAGGGACCTGGTTCCTGGCTGGTGGCTGCTAGCAGCAGTATAGGGTTCACACAG AGCCCAtgccaggaggagcagaggaggCTGCACCAGGCGTTCTAG
- the CCDC153 gene encoding LOW QUALITY PROTEIN: coiled-coil domain-containing protein 153 (The sequence of the model RefSeq protein was modified relative to this genomic sequence to represent the inferred CDS: substituted 1 base at 1 genomic stop codon), which yields MATAPSSLQNPSPQSQMSVHLSRAAASSKTGYTLTLCLTGVCTNTALVPVFELEVCPGQVFLGQTSQESQAEEKHGKTALEVGMQKEHLVPWRDMTWRAKADNERLKWRLXDLEKALEQAREDKRDIHEETTRQYQELQKQTAAHSQHLEAKVKSLQEQLACKTQETAIQALAERDRTIAQLQSRLDAMEREYEKILHGSLDLVLAKMAEASQHWEEVGTTITMEHKECLQEFGLNPLEL from the exons ATGGCTACTGCCCCATCTTCACTGCAAAATCCCAGCCCTCAGTCCCAAATGAGTGTGCATCTCTCCAGGGCAGCTGCTTCAAGTAAAACCGGCTACACCTTGACTCTGTGTCTGACAGGTGTCTGCACAAACACTGCCCTGGTGCCGGTGTTTGAGCTGGAGGTGTGTCCCGGCCAAGTTTTCCTGGGGCAAACATCCCAAG aaagCCAAGCTGAAGAGAAGCACGGGAAAACAGCACTGGAGGTTGGCATGCAAAAAGAGCACCTGG TTCCCTGGAGGGACATGACCTGGCGGGCAAAAGCTGACAATGAAAGGCTCAAGTGGAGGCTGTAGGACCTGGAGAAGGCGCTGGAGCAGGCACGGGAAGACAAGCGAGACATTCATGAAG AAACAACCCGGCAATACCAAGAGCTGCAGAAGCAGACAGCAGCCCACAGCCAGCACTTGGAGGCGAAGGTGAAGAGCCTGCAGGAGCAGCTCG CCTGCAAGACCCAGGAGACTGCCATCCAGGCACTAGCAGAGAGGGACAGGACCATCgcccagctgcagagcaggctTGATGCCATGGAAAGGGAGTATGAGAAGATCCTCCAC GGTAGTCTGGACCTTGTGCTGGCCAAGATGGCAGAGGCCAGCCAGCACTGGGAAGAGGTAGGAACGACCATCACCATGGAGCACAAGGAGTGCCTACAGGAGTTTGGCCTCAACCCCCTGGAGTTATAG